The sequence TAGTACCGGTAGCAGATGAACTGTTTTCCCTTGATGTTGGGGGCAACAGGATATTTTTCAACATCATATCACCAGCAAGACCTGATCCGGCACAGGGTACATTTGTTGTAGTGATCCGTTTAGCGATGCTTCTTTCCCCTGGTTTACCGGCAAGTACAGGTTGCACTGTCATCCAGTATGCAGGGCCTGCCTGAAGGTTGGTCACCATCCAACTGGTATCGGTGGTGATGGCTTGTTGCTCATATTCGCCATCTTTAAATAAGAGTACAACAACAGAATCAATGCCCGCAGGTTTTTGCCAGTTAATGGCTACCGTAGATGAACAGATGGCTTTTACATTAAAGCTGATTTCAGGAAATATTACAAATGGCGCAGAAATTACAGACTGGCCTGTCATTGTATTGGTAACCCGGATCCTTGCATCAGGGGATTGCACCTTCGGGATGGTCCAATCAACGCGGTTATAGGTACCAGTTATACCAGGTATATTGGTCCATTCATTTCCACCATCCAATGAATAGTCAAAACTATACAGATCGGCAGCATGCCCGCCGTCCTGCCAGTGAATGCCGTGGACTTCGCCCGGCTTCCATTGCTCACCACCAACAGGCTGAATGAGTTGTAAACCAGCCTCCTGCCAGTTATACACAATTTTATAGGCCTGTGGCCCAAATGGAATTTTATAGGCTTTTACCCTTATTGCATACCTGCCGGGAAGGGCATGCTCTATCACCACCTGTTCAATATTATTCATATGGTCCTTTCCCATCACTGCTGGTTTGGTAACTCCAATGGCACTGGTATCAAGGACCATGGGATCATAGGTGGAACCATCTGGAAGCTGCACGGTTAAATCGAGATCGTTTACCAGGTTTTTAAGGGTGTAATAAGATGATGGCTGGTCGTGCCAGTATAACATGACCTTAAAGTCAAACACTTCCTTATCGAGCAGGATTTCAATCACTTGTTCTCCGCCTTGTTCGATCATGCCGGCACGGTAACTTTTATCATTCACCACATCTATGGCTTTCTTCAGGTTCAGCCATCCAAAACCTGTTGAGAAATCGACCCCTTTATTGCCAATATCAGTAGCCGTATTACAGATGATGGCTTTTGCAAGGTCACCCGGCGGGTCGAGATCGCCATTTAACTGTCGGTATCTTTCATATACCAGCGCCAATGCCCCCGTAACCTGGGGTGTTGACATACTGGTGCCCTGGTTAGAGCCATACGCATTCCCGGTAATGGTTGAAAGCATCGCATTGCCTATCCCAGATATTTCTGGTTTTATGCGGCCATCATTAACCGGGCCCCTGGAAAACTTGTTGGACAAGCCATCCTGGCTGGTTCCACCTACGGTGATCACATTTTTTGCAGCCTGGAAAGAATTATCAATAGTACGGTAACCTGCCGGGAAATCTCCGCATTGCAGGGAACCGCTGTTGCCCGCTGCAAATACATGCATCAGGTTTGGATAATCCAGTAACTGCTGGTCAACTTGTCCGCTAAAGCCTGAATATTCGCCGGAATAAGGGATACAATAACTACCTGCGCCATAAGAATTATTGGTTAGCACCAACCGTTTCTGTGGGTAATATTCAGGTACACGGTAAATAATCGTATTGAAATAATCTACTAATAAAGTGGCTTCGGGCGCAAAACCTTTCATATTGGGGTTAATAACCCCTGCACCCACCATGGTTCCGGCAACATGGGTTGCATGATAACTACTGTTGTAATTCTGGCCTTCAACATAATAACCATTGTCTATATGGTCAATACGGCCATCATCACCAATACCCATAACAATGCCTTTCCCATGTAACCCTGGCATCCCGCTACTCCCCCTTTGCACGGCCTGCGCCGTTAAACGGTCCGTAGCTGCACCATTCAAGGCAACCAGTGGCTGTACAGGCATGGCATACAAAATATAAGGTTGATCAAGAATTTGCTCCAGGGTATTCGGCGACAGGTTCATTTCCGCCAACCTGGTATTAAGAAATCTTAAGGAAGCGGACTGGTCTTGCTTCCCAGCCAAAAGAGTGGTAATCTTTATTTTTAGTTGATTGGTATCTATGTCAGGTGATACCACCAGGTGGTATTTTCCGGCAATGCTGGTATCGGCACGGGATAGCGCATAAGGATTTACGGTAGCTTGCGGATTCTTGAAGTTTCGGGTCAAAGGAATCGTGGCCATAATCCCTAACTCTTTCAAAGCGCCATCAGACCACTTTCCTTTTACATTTGCCAGGTAAGTATTTTCAGGAATATATTCCAGTAAATCTATCCCCCTTGCTTTCAGTTGTTGAATTTTCCGGGAATCGGGAATGGTTTTGAATTGGAGGAAGACCTTGGACATATTGCCTAATGCTGCAACTTTCATCAGGCTGGAAGCAGGATCTATCGGATGTACACCGACGCTGCCCTGCACCATTCCCTTTTTAAAGTAAATGGGTACGGGAGAAACGGCCTGGGCATGCAACACAACAATTGAAAGGGAAAGCATCCCGACAAACAACATCCTGGGTAAACACAGGGCTCTAATCATTAGAAAAATTCTGCTGTAATATAACCCACAGGTGTTAATATTTATAGCCCTGTTCGACGAAATGCCATAAAAAACCCGCCATTTGGCGGGTTACTATTTTAATCGGAAGAACTTTCTTTTTTCTTTTTCTGGCTTTTGGGCGCCCAAATAGCCAGCATCCTTTTTCCTTCCATTTTTGGCATGCCTTCAAGAACACCAAATTCTGATAGTCGTTCTGCGAATTTCAACAATAATAATTCACCCCTGTCCTTGAACTGGATGGCCCGGCCCCTGAACTGGACATAAGCTTTTACTTTATTGCCTTCTTTAAGGAATTCTTCTGCATGCTTGGCTTTGAAGTTGAAATCATGATCATCTGTATTTGGTGTGAACCTGATTTCCTTCACCTCAGACTGCTTGGCTTTCGCCTTCATCTCCTTATCCTTCTTCTTCTTCTCGTATAAGAACTTATTGTAATCAATGATCCGACATACCGGCGGATCGGCATTTGGGGAAATTTCCACAAGATCCAGCCCTTGATCCTGGGCAATACGTTGCGCATCCTGAATGGAATACACACCAACTTCTATATTTTCACCAACCAATCGTACCTGCGGTACGCGGATCATCTGGTTAGTTCTGTGTTCCTGTTGCTGTTCTTTCCTGAACCTGGGATTGAAAGCCCCCCTTGGAGGCCTGGGTGGAAATGCCATTTATAAATTTTAATTAAAGAATTTCGACTCGAAAATATTAAATTTTTTATTCACTACTGCTACGATCTGAAATCTCCCGTGAAATCACCTGAATAAATTCAGCTACCGGTACTGCTCCGGCATCGCCCTTACCCTGGCGACGGATAGAAATTTTGCCCTCATTTACCTCTTTTTCACCGATTACCAGCATATAAGGTACTCTAAGCAACTCGGTATCACGAATCTTTTTCCCGATCTTTTCATGGCGGTCATCTATTGAAACCCTCACGCCAGCCGCTTTAAGCTGTTTCTTAACAGTTTCGGCATATTCCATGAATTTGTCGCTGATCGGCAGGATCTTCACCTGTTGCGGAGCCAGCCAAACCGGCAGTTTCCCCGCATAATGCTCCAGCAAAAAACCGATAAATCTTTCGTGCGTACCCAGCGGTGCCCGGTGGATGATCAACGGCGTCTCGCTTTGGTTATCGGCAGACTGGTATTGTAACTTGAAACTCCGGCCCTGCGAAAAATCTACCTGGTTGGTGGCCAGGGTGAATTCCCGCCCAATCACACTGTAGATCTGCACATCAATTTTCGGACCATAGAATGCGGCTTCATCCTGGACTTCTACATACGGAATACCAGAGTCGATCAATACCTGCCGCACCATGGCTTCAGTTTCCAGCCAAAGCGCTGGCTCATTCACATATTTCTTGCCTAATTTATCGGGAGAATGCAAGCTGAGGCGCATGACGTATTTATCAACGCCAAATATCCTGAAGTACTTGAGGTACATATCGTTAACTGCCCTGAATTCCTGCTCAAACTGCTCTTTGGTACAATAGATATGCGCATCATTCATGTGCATACAACGGACCCGCATCAATCCAAATAACTCACCACTCTGTTCATAACGGTATACAGTTCCATATTCTGCAATACGGTATGGCAGGTCGCGGTAACTCTTTGGTTCAGCTGCAAATATTTTATGATGGTGCGGACAGTTCATCGCCTTGAGGTAATACTTCTCACCATCCAGCTCCATCGGCGGATACATGCTATCTGCATAATATGGCAGGTGACCACTGGTAAGGTACATGCTTTCCTTAGCAATATGCGGCGTAACAACCCGGTGGTAGCCGGCTTCCTCCTCCGTTTCTTTGGCCAGTTTTTCCAGTTCTTCAATGATAATGGTACCATTTGGCATCCACATGATCAGGCCCTGGCCCACATCATCATCCATGGTATAAATGCTAAGCTCTTTACCCAGTTTACGGTGGTCACGCTTTTTGGCTTCTTCCAGCAAAGCCAGGTATTCATCCAGTTCCTTCTGCGAGGGAAAACTCACGCCATACACCCGGGTTAGCATTTTATTTTTTTCGTCGCCCTTCCAATAGGCACCGGCGATATTGGTGAGTTTGAATGCTTTAATGAGACCAGTATGCGGAATATGTGGCCCCCGGCAAAGGTCCGTGAAAGCTCCCTGGGTATAAAAAGTGATTTTCCCATCCTCCAGGTTTTGCAGAAGATCCAGTTTGTACTGGTCGCCTTTCTCTTCAAAATAGGCTACAGCTTCTGCTTTAGGG comes from Flavihumibacter fluvii and encodes:
- the infC gene encoding translation initiation factor IF-3; the encoded protein is MAFPPRPPRGAFNPRFRKEQQQEHRTNQMIRVPQVRLVGENIEVGVYSIQDAQRIAQDQGLDLVEISPNADPPVCRIIDYNKFLYEKKKKDKEMKAKAKQSEVKEIRFTPNTDDHDFNFKAKHAEEFLKEGNKVKAYVQFRGRAIQFKDRGELLLLKFAERLSEFGVLEGMPKMEGKRMLAIWAPKSQKKKKESSSD
- the thrS gene encoding threonine--tRNA ligase, with amino-acid sequence MNMIKISFPDGAQREYAPGTSSLDIAKSISEGLARKVLAAVVNGQVWDLSRPIYEDAQVKLLGWEEKEAKSTFWHSTAHLMAEAIESMFPGVKFWVGPPVDNGFYYDIDLGDRSINEEDLRRLEAKMAELAKQNNVFVRKDIPKAEAVAYFEEKGDQYKLDLLQNLEDGKITFYTQGAFTDLCRGPHIPHTGLIKAFKLTNIAGAYWKGDEKNKMLTRVYGVSFPSQKELDEYLALLEEAKKRDHRKLGKELSIYTMDDDVGQGLIMWMPNGTIIIEELEKLAKETEEEAGYHRVVTPHIAKESMYLTSGHLPYYADSMYPPMELDGEKYYLKAMNCPHHHKIFAAEPKSYRDLPYRIAEYGTVYRYEQSGELFGLMRVRCMHMNDAHIYCTKEQFEQEFRAVNDMYLKYFRIFGVDKYVMRLSLHSPDKLGKKYVNEPALWLETEAMVRQVLIDSGIPYVEVQDEAAFYGPKIDVQIYSVIGREFTLATNQVDFSQGRSFKLQYQSADNQSETPLIIHRAPLGTHERFIGFLLEHYAGKLPVWLAPQQVKILPISDKFMEYAETVKKQLKAAGVRVSIDDRHEKIGKKIRDTELLRVPYMLVIGEKEVNEGKISIRRQGKGDAGAVPVAEFIQVISREISDRSSSE